A stretch of Vallitalea longa DNA encodes these proteins:
- a CDS encoding threonine/serine exporter family protein: MIIQVVGAFFATLFFCIIFNISRKQLLFCGINGAIGWLVYLLTLNMNSIVLSTFLGALVVSIISHILSKIRKTPVTVYLIAGIIPLVPGAILYKAIYNIVIQDYDMSSFYGIQSIELACAIAVAIFLVASVTKSSRRTK; this comes from the coding sequence ATGATTATTCAAGTTGTAGGTGCTTTTTTTGCCACATTGTTTTTTTGTATAATATTCAACATCTCAAGAAAACAGCTTTTATTCTGTGGTATCAATGGTGCTATTGGATGGCTAGTCTATCTCTTGACATTAAATATGAATTCCATAGTTTTATCCACTTTTCTTGGTGCTCTAGTTGTGAGTATCATTTCTCATATTCTATCTAAGATAAGAAAAACTCCTGTTACAGTTTATTTAATTGCTGGAATTATTCCTTTAGTGCCGGGGGCAATTTTATATAAGGCTATTTATAACATTGTAATACAAGATTATGATATGAGTAGTTTCTACGGCATACAATCAATTGAATTAGCTTGTGCTATAGCTGTCGCAATTTTTCTTGTAGCATCAGTAACTAAATCATCTAGGAGAACCAAATAA
- a CDS encoding N-acetylmuramoyl-L-alanine amidase, which yields MSYKIIWKGNSNTNKSTRRGHAPHMIVNHITEGSAKSTISWFTSSGNTVSSAHFLVTKSGEIYQFVKIEDNAWANGVSADNRKFATASIVKEKGVNPNWYSVSIEHEGIYRMTRGKLTDKQLKATIWLHRYIIDYVEKKWNIEIPIDRKHILGHYEIDPRRKPNCPGEKYPFDQVIQVLNNKETFTDIKGHWAEQYINQVALQGIMSGYPNGDFKPDEKVSRAELATVIARLLNKEV from the coding sequence ATGAGTTATAAAATTATTTGGAAAGGAAATAGCAATACCAATAAGTCTACTAGGAGAGGACATGCCCCTCACATGATAGTCAATCACATAACAGAAGGGTCAGCTAAATCTACCATTAGCTGGTTTACAAGTTCAGGTAATACAGTGTCTTCAGCACATTTTCTGGTTACCAAATCAGGAGAAATATACCAATTTGTCAAAATAGAAGATAATGCATGGGCTAATGGAGTTAGTGCTGATAACAGAAAGTTCGCAACAGCTTCAATAGTAAAAGAAAAAGGTGTTAATCCCAATTGGTACTCTGTATCAATAGAACATGAAGGAATATATAGAATGACTAGAGGCAAATTAACAGACAAGCAGTTGAAAGCTACAATCTGGCTACACAGATATATAATAGATTATGTAGAAAAGAAATGGAACATAGAAATACCTATAGATAGAAAGCACATACTAGGGCACTATGAGATTGATCCTAGAAGAAAACCCAATTGTCCAGGAGAAAAATATCCATTTGACCAGGTTATTCAGGTATTAAATAATAAAGAAACTTTTACTGATATTAAGGGGCATTGGGCTGAACAGTATATCAATCAAGTAGCTTTGCAGGGGATTATGTCAGGATATCCTAATGGTGATTTCAAACCTGATGAAAAAGTATCAAGAGCAGAGCTTGCTACAGTAATCGCTAGATTGCTTAATAAGGAGGTGTAA
- the yidC gene encoding membrane protein insertase YidC, with amino-acid sequence MNSIIELLTNILNQLYFVVNDWGITIVLITLIIKILLLPLTIKQKKGLQLQQKFSKELETIKKKYSDDKKKMEQEISKISSKYSGSMLGCLLTFVQLPIMISLYRAISCIPIEITSTILLPWINNIKAPDTYYIIPIISIIVHLLPNIMYYLNIFKDLEIVKPNKIMIITTILINSLFISQAPVIIGLYWIISGLYTFIEQFICNIVMIRKKASSETCINNGLKN; translated from the coding sequence TTGAATAGTATAATAGAACTTTTAACCAACATATTGAATCAATTGTATTTTGTTGTAAATGACTGGGGTATCACTATAGTATTGATAACACTTATAATCAAAATATTATTGCTACCATTAACCATAAAACAGAAAAAGGGATTACAGCTCCAACAAAAATTTTCTAAAGAATTAGAAACTATTAAGAAAAAATATAGTGACGACAAGAAAAAAATGGAACAAGAAATTAGTAAAATATCCAGTAAATATTCTGGAAGCATGCTAGGCTGCCTATTGACATTTGTTCAACTACCTATCATGATATCCCTATATAGAGCTATTTCATGTATTCCTATTGAAATTACTTCAACGATACTATTACCTTGGATAAATAATATTAAGGCACCTGATACTTATTATATCATTCCAATAATATCAATAATAGTTCACTTGTTACCTAATATAATGTACTATCTTAATATATTTAAGGATTTAGAAATAGTCAAGCCCAATAAAATAATGATTATTACTACAATATTAATAAATTCATTATTTATTTCACAAGCACCTGTTATAATTGGTCTGTATTGGATTATCTCAGGTCTATATACTTTTATAGAACAATTCATATGTAATATTGTGATGATTAGAAAAAAAGCATCATCAGAAACTTGTATAAATAATGGTTTGAAAAATTAG
- a CDS encoding GNAT family N-acetyltransferase: MIREVKLSDAQSICDIYNYYITNTVITFEEEIVTTQQMIDKIKQISDKYCFIVYEHKNKVIGYAYASKWRERSAYRFCVESSIYVNKNCDHKGIGTILYIELINRLKKLNYRVIMGVISLPNEPSIKLHEKLGFNKAGHFNKVGLKLGKWIDVEYWQLKIQ; encoded by the coding sequence ATGATTAGAGAGGTTAAACTTAGTGATGCTCAATCAATATGTGACATATATAATTACTATATTACAAATACAGTTATAACTTTCGAAGAAGAGATTGTAACTACGCAGCAAATGATTGATAAAATTAAGCAAATATCTGATAAATATTGTTTTATAGTATATGAGCATAAAAACAAAGTTATCGGTTACGCCTATGCGTCAAAATGGAGAGAAAGAAGTGCTTACCGTTTCTGTGTGGAATCTTCTATTTATGTAAATAAAAATTGTGATCATAAAGGTATCGGTACTATTTTATATATAGAGTTAATCAATCGATTAAAAAAACTAAATTATAGAGTAATAATGGGAGTGATATCATTACCAAATGAACCAAGTATCAAACTTCATGAAAAGTTAGGATTTAATAAAGCGGGACATTTTAATAAAGTAGGATTGAAATTAGGTAAATGGATTGATGTGGAGTACTGGCAATTGAAGATTCAATAA
- a CDS encoding HAD family hydrolase — MIKAIIFDMDGLMLDTENIALDSWNKAGKDFGYDISRELMIQAIGTTVKDTKKLLIKNMGKEFPFEKVREITMKHTKEYIEVNGVPVKKGLVEFLKYCRTENIPMAVATSTSRIYATELLEKASIIEYFNTIVCGDEVEKGKPEPDIFILASKFLDVEPEECIILEDSEKGILAAARANMIPIWIPDIITDSTIANNNAKYICKSLIEAKDLLKKLNDVI; from the coding sequence ATGATAAAAGCAATTATATTTGACATGGATGGATTGATGTTAGATACAGAAAATATAGCACTAGATAGTTGGAATAAAGCAGGTAAAGATTTTGGGTATGATATTAGTAGAGAATTGATGATACAAGCTATAGGAACAACCGTAAAAGATACAAAAAAACTACTTATTAAAAATATGGGAAAAGAATTTCCGTTTGAAAAAGTCAGAGAAATCACTATGAAACATACCAAAGAATATATAGAAGTCAATGGAGTACCAGTAAAAAAAGGACTTGTCGAATTCTTGAAATATTGTAGAACAGAAAATATTCCAATGGCTGTAGCAACATCGACCAGTAGAATTTATGCAACAGAGTTACTAGAAAAAGCTTCTATTATAGAATATTTCAATACTATTGTCTGTGGTGATGAGGTAGAAAAAGGAAAACCAGAACCTGATATTTTTATATTGGCAAGCAAGTTTTTAGATGTAGAACCTGAAGAATGTATTATTCTAGAAGATTCTGAAAAAGGGATATTGGCAGCGGCAAGAGCTAATATGATACCTATCTGGATTCCAGATATAATTACTGATTCTACAATTGCTAATAATAATGCAAAATATATTTGTAAATCTTTAATAGAAGCTAAGGATTTACTGAAAAAGCTAAATGATGTAATATGA
- a CDS encoding HAD family hydrolase, with amino-acid sequence MKLKGIKAILFDSGRVLNYPSSGNWFITPNFFEHVDKNIFERIEDMDKYNAFRKALSYIDKNKLIKTREEEYYHFVKFYGILSGELPILNLSDEKIELIAKDLVYNNNKYTFYEDALEIIPKLYNRYQLGIVSDAWPSLLNVYEEASLIDYFRTFIISSIHGILKPDSKMFTLALEELNILPSEAIFIDDNYKNCEGAKKVGIKPILLNREKDNIEQTKYTEINSLIELLHIL; translated from the coding sequence ATGAAATTAAAAGGAATAAAAGCTATACTATTTGATTCTGGAAGAGTACTTAATTACCCCAGTTCTGGTAATTGGTTTATAACTCCAAATTTTTTTGAACATGTAGATAAAAATATTTTTGAGCGAATAGAAGATATGGATAAATATAATGCATTTAGAAAAGCTTTAAGTTACATAGACAAAAATAAATTGATTAAAACTAGAGAAGAAGAGTATTATCATTTCGTCAAGTTTTATGGAATTTTGTCCGGAGAACTTCCAATATTAAATTTATCAGATGAAAAGATAGAATTAATAGCAAAAGATTTAGTGTATAACAATAATAAATATACTTTTTATGAGGATGCTTTGGAAATTATTCCAAAACTCTATAACCGATATCAATTAGGTATAGTTTCAGATGCATGGCCTTCATTATTAAATGTATATGAAGAGGCATCACTTATTGACTATTTCAGAACTTTTATAATATCATCAATACATGGAATTCTTAAGCCAGATAGCAAAATGTTTACTTTGGCACTTGAAGAATTGAATATTCTTCCATCAGAAGCTATTTTTATTGATGATAATTATAAAAATTGTGAGGGAGCAAAAAAAGTAGGAATAAAACCTATTTTATTAAATAGAGAAAAAGATAATATTGAGCAGACTAAATATACTGAGATAAATTCATTAATTGAATTATTACACATTTTATAA